The alpha proteobacterium U9-1i genome includes a region encoding these proteins:
- a CDS encoding DNA-binding response regulator KdpE, which yields MPSDLQRILVVEDDRSLRSTLIATLKAEGYQTDEAGTVASARSAVARAKDLVILDLGLPDGDGMEFLAGLRRAGDHTPIIVLTARSDEDSKVRALDLGADDYVTKPFGVAELVARVRSALRHGIQMRGAPPIVTAGDLEIDLPGRRVRKAGHEVKLSRKEFDLLAELALRVGAPVTHEDLLRAVWGSADADIRYLRVYVGQVREKIEDDPQHPKLLLADAGFGYRLQKRD from the coding sequence ATGCCGAGTGATCTCCAGCGTATCTTGGTGGTTGAGGACGACCGCTCATTGCGATCGACGCTGATCGCCACGCTGAAGGCAGAAGGGTATCAAACCGACGAGGCCGGCACTGTCGCGTCAGCGCGTTCGGCGGTGGCGCGCGCCAAAGACCTTGTGATCTTGGATCTTGGCCTTCCCGATGGAGACGGGATGGAATTCCTGGCGGGGCTGAGACGAGCTGGGGACCACACACCGATCATCGTGCTGACGGCACGCAGTGACGAAGACTCGAAGGTGAGGGCGCTTGATCTTGGCGCCGATGACTACGTGACGAAGCCGTTTGGTGTCGCTGAGTTGGTGGCGCGCGTCCGATCGGCGCTCCGGCACGGCATTCAGATGCGCGGGGCGCCACCGATCGTAACCGCCGGTGATCTCGAGATTGATCTGCCCGGCCGCAGGGTGCGGAAAGCGGGGCATGAAGTGAAGCTCTCGCGCAAGGAGTTCGATCTCCTCGCCGAGCTCGCATTGAGGGTCGGCGCACCCGTCACCCACGAAGACCTGCTGCGCGCGGTGTGGGGATCGGCGGACGCGGACATCCGGTATCTGCGTGTCTATGTCGGACAGGTGCGCGAGAAGATCGAGGATGACCCACAGCATCCCAAGCTGCTGCTCGCCGACGCGGGTTTTGGGTATCGTCTACAGAAGCGGGATTGA
- a CDS encoding osmosensitive K+ channel histidine kinase KdpD, with amino-acid sequence MPNADQSRRSPDALLKLVSKEGRGRLKLFLGAAPGVGKTYEMLLEAHDKKREHVDVVIGVVEHHAREETRNLISGLEVIPRRQISYRGQTLKEMDIDAILKRRPKVVLVDELAHTNVDGSRHPKRWMDVQELLAAGIDVFSTMNVQHLESANDVVAKITSVQVRETVPDSVLALADDIEVVDITPEELQQRLRDGKVYPAEVAQRALANFFTAGNITALRELALRRAAERVDDAMRAHMAQQGIEGPWAASERVLACIDGTPASLTVVRRAKRLADRLRAPWEAVHVATPESERSARSARNGLLDAFRLAEELGADTRSLNGDDPAAEILAYAREQNVTHIVVAGASRPLWIELFRGSIIRRLVREVGDIAIEICPRDDRQTGSLLGDALGLPLGEPGAYVMATVFVAIAAGFAILLDQVADLPNISLVFVLGVIATAIRYGMAVSIYTALISALAYNFFLIPPLYTFTIADPSNIYANVFFVGVAILVSGVAARTRAQTLIARRQARRAADLETFARSLVGAEDESQIAGSTAETASNLLMARVVVLSSRTNDLELIAEAPGPELLGADDLAAAKWAFNQRRAAGWGSDTLAGARWLFLPIPGERGSVGVVGVRPHDDATRLDPDQRRILDLISAQAGVALDRARFAHEAADARVEAESERLKGTLLSSVSHDLRTPLSTIRNAVESVLKYEEKHDAATRRTLLETAASEAEKLSQLLQNLLDMTRIDAGVVRVKREPAEVADIVEAAQDRARGAIGGKFVSHDVSTGLPQVLVDRALAESALANVLENAGKYAPPESTILVRAFRQDNQVAIEVLDEGAGFPEGALPHLFEKFVRGVEGDGRPPGTGLGLAIARGFLTAQGGTISASNRSDRTGACVRIVLPVLDA; translated from the coding sequence ATGCCGAACGCCGACCAATCCCGCCGTTCACCGGACGCCTTGCTCAAGCTGGTGTCGAAGGAGGGTCGTGGCCGGTTGAAGCTCTTCCTTGGCGCAGCGCCGGGCGTCGGCAAGACCTACGAGATGCTGCTAGAAGCGCACGACAAGAAGCGCGAGCATGTCGATGTGGTGATTGGCGTTGTCGAGCATCATGCCCGTGAGGAGACCAGAAACCTGATCTCCGGGCTCGAGGTCATTCCCAGGCGCCAGATCTCCTATCGGGGCCAGACGTTGAAGGAGATGGATATCGACGCCATCCTGAAGCGGCGCCCCAAGGTCGTGCTCGTCGACGAGCTGGCGCACACCAATGTCGATGGTTCGCGTCATCCCAAACGTTGGATGGATGTGCAGGAGTTGCTCGCGGCTGGGATCGACGTCTTCTCGACCATGAACGTTCAGCATCTCGAAAGCGCAAACGACGTTGTCGCTAAGATCACCAGCGTACAGGTTCGCGAGACCGTGCCCGACAGCGTGCTGGCCCTCGCTGACGACATAGAGGTCGTCGACATCACGCCCGAGGAGCTGCAGCAACGCCTGCGTGACGGGAAAGTCTACCCCGCCGAAGTCGCCCAGCGTGCTCTAGCGAACTTCTTCACGGCCGGAAACATCACCGCCTTGCGTGAGCTTGCATTACGGCGGGCTGCCGAGCGTGTGGACGACGCCATGCGCGCGCACATGGCGCAGCAAGGCATTGAAGGCCCTTGGGCCGCGAGCGAGCGTGTGCTCGCGTGCATTGATGGCACGCCGGCGTCGCTGACCGTCGTCCGGCGCGCCAAAAGGTTGGCCGATCGCCTGCGAGCGCCATGGGAAGCTGTGCACGTCGCCACGCCTGAATCAGAGCGCAGCGCGAGGAGCGCGCGCAACGGCCTCCTTGATGCGTTCCGTCTGGCGGAGGAATTGGGCGCGGATACGCGATCCCTGAATGGTGACGATCCCGCGGCTGAAATCCTGGCGTACGCGCGCGAGCAGAACGTCACGCACATCGTTGTCGCTGGCGCGTCTCGTCCGCTTTGGATCGAGCTCTTTCGCGGCTCGATCATCCGGCGGCTTGTGCGCGAGGTCGGCGACATCGCCATAGAGATTTGCCCGAGAGACGACCGTCAAACGGGATCGCTCCTTGGTGACGCTCTCGGCCTGCCATTGGGAGAGCCAGGCGCTTACGTCATGGCAACGGTCTTCGTCGCCATCGCGGCGGGATTTGCGATCCTTCTCGATCAGGTCGCCGACCTGCCAAACATTTCACTGGTGTTCGTGTTGGGAGTCATCGCTACTGCGATCCGCTATGGGATGGCGGTCTCCATCTACACGGCGCTCATTTCTGCGCTCGCCTACAACTTCTTCCTTATCCCGCCGCTCTACACATTCACGATCGCGGATCCGTCCAACATCTACGCCAACGTCTTCTTCGTGGGCGTAGCGATCTTGGTGAGCGGCGTCGCCGCTAGGACCCGCGCTCAGACCTTGATTGCACGCCGACAGGCGCGGCGAGCGGCGGATCTCGAAACATTCGCGCGTAGTCTCGTCGGGGCGGAGGATGAGTCCCAGATCGCCGGCAGTACCGCGGAGACCGCTTCGAACCTCTTGATGGCGCGCGTGGTGGTGCTGTCGTCGCGAACTAACGATCTGGAACTTATCGCCGAGGCTCCTGGACCTGAATTGCTTGGCGCCGATGATTTGGCGGCCGCCAAATGGGCGTTCAATCAGCGGCGTGCGGCTGGATGGGGATCAGACACACTGGCTGGCGCTCGTTGGTTGTTTCTGCCAATTCCGGGCGAACGGGGTTCGGTTGGCGTCGTTGGCGTGCGGCCGCATGACGATGCAACGCGGCTCGATCCAGACCAGCGGCGCATTCTCGACCTAATCAGCGCCCAAGCCGGTGTTGCGCTGGATCGCGCCCGGTTCGCGCATGAAGCAGCGGATGCGCGCGTTGAGGCGGAGAGCGAGAGGCTGAAGGGGACCTTGCTCTCATCGGTCTCACATGACTTGCGAACCCCGTTGTCGACAATCCGCAACGCCGTCGAGAGCGTCCTCAAGTATGAAGAAAAGCACGACGCAGCGACGCGGCGAACCTTGTTGGAAACGGCGGCGAGCGAAGCTGAGAAGCTATCGCAGTTGTTGCAAAACCTGCTGGACATGACGCGCATCGACGCGGGCGTTGTGCGCGTGAAGCGCGAGCCCGCTGAAGTCGCCGACATCGTCGAGGCTGCACAGGATCGCGCTCGCGGGGCCATCGGCGGGAAGTTTGTGTCCCACGACGTGTCGACCGGCTTGCCGCAGGTCCTTGTTGATCGCGCGTTGGCGGAGTCAGCTCTCGCCAATGTGCTGGAGAATGCCGGCAAGTACGCGCCCCCCGAGAGCACAATTCTGGTGCGCGCATTCAGGCAGGACAATCAAGTCGCCATCGAGGTTCTCGATGAAGGAGCGGGCTTTCCAGAAGGTGCGTTACCTCATCTGTTTGAGAAATTCGTGCGCGGCGTTGAGGGAGATGGGCGCCCGCCGGGGACTGGCCTGGGTCTCGCGATTGCGAGGGGCTTTCTGACGGCGCAAGGTGGGACGATTAGCGCGAGCAACCGGTCGGACCGCACCGGCGCCTGCGTGCGCATCGTACTGCCTGTCTTGGACGCCTGA
- a CDS encoding potassium-transporting ATPase C chain (TC 3.A.3.7.1), translating to MSHIRPALVLLVLFTLLLGAAYPAAITGVAQVAFPQQANGSLIERDGQVVGSTLIGQGFTLPEYFWSRPSAAGDGYNASASSGSNYGPTSSALVERVEGDVAHLREAGVEGAIPADLATASGSGLDPHISPAAANAQLARVAGARQLTEAQVSALIEQNTERPFLGILGDPAVNVLTLNLALDAAAPMRN from the coding sequence ATGTCGCATATCCGTCCCGCACTCGTTCTCCTGGTCCTCTTCACGCTTCTCCTGGGGGCGGCTTATCCCGCGGCGATCACTGGGGTCGCGCAGGTGGCGTTTCCACAGCAAGCCAATGGAAGTTTGATTGAACGCGATGGCCAAGTCGTAGGCTCGACCCTCATTGGGCAAGGTTTCACGCTCCCTGAGTATTTCTGGTCTCGCCCATCGGCGGCGGGCGACGGCTACAATGCAAGTGCGTCTTCCGGATCGAACTATGGGCCAACATCGAGCGCGCTGGTCGAGCGCGTGGAAGGCGATGTTGCGCATTTGCGTGAAGCCGGCGTCGAGGGCGCCATTCCGGCCGACCTCGCGACGGCGTCCGGATCGGGTCTCGACCCGCATATCTCGCCCGCAGCCGCCAACGCCCAGCTTGCCCGTGTCGCCGGAGCGCGCCAACTAACCGAAGCTCAAGTGTCTGCGCTGATCGAGCAAAATACCGAGCGTCCGTTCCTAGGCATTTTGGGCGACCCTGCCGTCAACGTGCTAACGCTCAACCTCGCCCTTGATGCCGCGGCGCCAATGCGGAACTGA
- a CDS encoding potassium-transporting ATPase B chain (TC 3.A.3.7.1): MTRKPVPSVFTPEILAPAIGDAFKKLDPRWLARNPVIFTTAVASLCATAFFARDIAQGGDALFSGQITLWLWLTVFFANFAEAVAEGRGKAQAASLRKTQTETIANRVATVAATKIERVPAPELKIGDLVVCEPGDIIPGDGEVIEGVATVDESAITGESAPVIRESGGDRSAVTGGTRVLSDRIVVRISAERGSSFLDRMIALVEGADRRKTPNEIALAILLAALSIIFLIAVAAIPPFAAYIPGDVAGVALVALLIALIPTTIAGLVSAIGVAGMNRLVRFNVLAMSGRAVEAAGDVDVLLLDKTGTITLGNRQATEFHPLTGVTEQELAQAAQLASLADETPEGRSIVVLAKERHGLRPSDPKEHQARFIPFTAQTRMSGADWGGSKIRKGAVDAIADHLKDTNGASWTPPPTLQQIAERIAKAGGTPIAVAQDGRPLGVVYLKDIVKGGVKERFAELRSMGIRTVMITGDNPLTAAAIAAEAGVDDFLAQATPEKKLELIRAEQAKGRLIAMCGDGTNDAPALAQADVGVAMQTGTVAAREAGNMVDLDSDPTKLIEIVGIGKQLLMTRGALTTFSISNDVAKYFAIIPAMFVALYPQLEWLDVMGLSSGPGDNSAILSAIIFNALIIVALIPLALRGVPYRPAPAGQLLSRNLAIYGLGGIIAPFVGIRLIDLAVSAIGLA, encoded by the coding sequence ATGACCCGCAAACCTGTCCCGTCAGTGTTCACGCCCGAGATCTTGGCGCCTGCCATTGGCGACGCGTTCAAGAAGCTTGATCCGCGTTGGCTTGCTCGAAACCCGGTGATCTTCACCACAGCCGTCGCGTCGCTCTGTGCGACGGCGTTCTTCGCGCGCGACATTGCTCAAGGCGGTGATGCGCTCTTCTCTGGTCAGATCACGCTTTGGCTCTGGCTGACTGTGTTCTTCGCGAATTTTGCGGAAGCGGTCGCGGAGGGGCGCGGTAAAGCGCAGGCCGCGAGCCTGCGTAAGACGCAAACCGAAACTATCGCCAATCGGGTGGCGACCGTTGCGGCGACCAAGATCGAGCGGGTGCCGGCGCCCGAGCTCAAGATCGGCGACCTCGTCGTCTGCGAGCCTGGCGACATTATTCCAGGCGACGGCGAGGTGATCGAGGGTGTCGCGACCGTCGACGAGAGTGCGATCACCGGCGAGAGCGCGCCGGTCATCCGCGAGTCCGGCGGAGACCGATCCGCCGTCACTGGCGGCACGCGCGTGCTGTCCGACCGCATCGTCGTTCGGATATCGGCGGAGCGCGGCTCATCCTTCCTCGATCGCATGATCGCATTGGTTGAAGGCGCCGACCGGCGCAAGACGCCAAACGAGATTGCGTTGGCCATCCTGCTCGCGGCGCTGTCCATCATCTTCCTGATCGCAGTCGCGGCGATCCCGCCATTCGCGGCCTACATTCCTGGCGATGTTGCTGGCGTCGCGCTTGTGGCGCTGTTGATTGCGCTCATTCCAACAACGATCGCTGGCCTGGTCTCGGCCATTGGTGTCGCCGGCATGAACCGGCTGGTGCGCTTCAATGTCCTGGCGATGTCAGGCCGCGCGGTGGAGGCCGCAGGCGACGTGGACGTGCTGCTGCTCGACAAGACCGGCACCATCACGCTCGGCAACCGTCAGGCGACGGAGTTTCATCCGCTGACCGGCGTGACCGAGCAGGAGCTGGCGCAAGCGGCGCAACTGGCGAGCCTCGCCGACGAGACGCCAGAGGGCAGGTCCATCGTAGTTCTCGCGAAAGAGCGTCATGGGCTTCGGCCAAGCGATCCGAAAGAGCACCAAGCGCGTTTTATTCCGTTCACCGCGCAGACCCGCATGTCGGGCGCAGATTGGGGTGGGTCGAAAATCCGCAAAGGCGCCGTCGACGCAATTGCTGATCACCTGAAGGATACCAACGGCGCAAGTTGGACGCCTCCGCCGACGCTGCAGCAAATCGCCGAGCGAATTGCGAAGGCCGGCGGCACGCCGATCGCGGTGGCGCAAGATGGCCGTCCGCTTGGCGTTGTCTACCTCAAGGACATCGTCAAAGGTGGCGTGAAAGAGCGCTTCGCAGAATTGCGGTCCATGGGCATTCGCACCGTGATGATCACGGGCGACAACCCTTTGACGGCAGCGGCAATCGCGGCGGAGGCAGGCGTCGATGATTTTCTGGCTCAAGCGACGCCGGAGAAGAAGCTCGAACTCATCCGTGCCGAGCAGGCAAAAGGCCGTTTGATCGCCATGTGCGGTGACGGGACCAACGATGCGCCCGCGCTGGCTCAGGCAGATGTCGGCGTTGCGATGCAGACCGGTACGGTCGCCGCGCGCGAAGCTGGTAACATGGTCGACCTCGACAGCGATCCCACCAAGCTCATCGAGATCGTCGGCATCGGTAAGCAATTGTTGATGACGCGCGGCGCGCTGACGACGTTTTCGATATCGAACGATGTCGCCAAGTACTTCGCGATTATCCCTGCGATGTTCGTGGCCCTCTATCCGCAGCTTGAGTGGCTGGACGTCATGGGGCTGTCGAGCGGTCCGGGGGACAACAGCGCCATCCTCTCGGCCATTATCTTCAACGCGCTCATCATCGTCGCGCTCATCCCGCTGGCGTTGCGTGGTGTGCCTTATCGTCCAGCGCCGGCGGGCCAGCTGTTGTCGCGCAACCTCGCCATCTATGGCCTTGGCGGCATCATCGCGCCTTTCGTCGGCATCAGGCTCATCGACCTTGCCGTGTCAGCAATCGGCCTGGCGTGA
- a CDS encoding potassium-transporting ATPase A chain (TC 3.A.3.7.1): MTLIGWLQIALFIVVVTALVRPLGGYMTRVFSGEGVFLSPVLRPVENAFYAIAGVNAKEEQGWKGYALAMLAFHVFGFLLLYAILRLQNVLPLNPQGFGPMSDHLAFNTAVSFITNTNWQSYGGESTLSYLSQMAGLAVQNFLSAATGIALAVAFIRAFARSRADRIGNFWVDLTRANLYVLLPISVVLALFLVWQGMPQTFAANAAATTLEGGEQTLALGPVASQIAIKMLGTNGGGFFNANAAHPFENPTALSNFVQMVSIFAIGAALTNVLGRMVGDQRQGWAIFATMGVLFIAGVAITYGVEAQGNPALVAAGLDPAGGNMEGKEVRFGIVNSALFAVITTAASCGAVNAMHDSFLPLGGLVPLFNMQLGEIIIGGVGAGLYGFLLYAILAVFVAGLMVGRTPEYLGKKIEGRDMKLTMLGLLCVPFAILAFTALASAMPEWRTAMDGGTAGTQDAGPHGFTEILYAYSSAAANNGSAFAGLTANSPFWNLTLGLAMLIGRFAMIIPMLAVAGSLAAKPKIAASSGTFPTHGPLFVGLAVGVILIMGGLTFFPSLVLGPLAEHFAMLRGDLY; the protein is encoded by the coding sequence ATGACTTTGATCGGATGGCTCCAGATCGCGCTCTTCATCGTCGTCGTGACGGCGCTTGTGCGTCCACTCGGCGGTTACATGACGCGCGTGTTTTCTGGAGAGGGCGTATTTCTCTCACCGGTGCTGCGGCCCGTGGAGAATGCGTTCTACGCAATCGCCGGCGTCAACGCGAAAGAAGAGCAGGGTTGGAAGGGCTACGCGCTCGCGATGCTCGCCTTCCATGTCTTCGGGTTCTTGCTGCTCTACGCGATCTTAAGACTTCAGAACGTTCTGCCGCTGAACCCGCAAGGGTTCGGCCCGATGAGCGATCACCTCGCTTTCAATACGGCCGTCTCGTTCATTACCAACACGAACTGGCAGAGCTATGGCGGCGAGAGCACGCTTAGCTATTTGAGCCAAATGGCCGGTCTCGCGGTGCAGAACTTCTTATCCGCGGCCACCGGTATTGCGCTGGCCGTGGCCTTCATTCGCGCTTTTGCGCGATCGCGTGCGGACAGAATCGGCAATTTCTGGGTCGATCTCACGCGCGCCAATCTTTACGTGCTCCTGCCGATCTCAGTCGTGCTGGCGCTCTTCCTCGTGTGGCAGGGCATGCCGCAGACCTTCGCGGCAAACGCGGCAGCGACCACCTTGGAAGGCGGCGAGCAAACGTTGGCGCTTGGGCCGGTTGCGAGCCAGATCGCCATCAAGATGCTCGGGACTAACGGCGGGGGTTTCTTCAACGCCAACGCCGCGCATCCGTTCGAGAACCCCACGGCGCTTTCCAACTTCGTGCAGATGGTTTCGATCTTCGCAATCGGCGCCGCGCTGACAAACGTGCTCGGCCGCATGGTTGGCGATCAGCGGCAAGGGTGGGCGATCTTCGCCACCATGGGCGTTCTATTCATTGCCGGCGTCGCGATCACCTATGGCGTAGAGGCGCAAGGTAATCCGGCGCTTGTGGCAGCGGGCCTCGATCCCGCAGGCGGCAACATGGAAGGCAAAGAGGTTCGTTTCGGCATCGTCAACTCGGCGCTCTTCGCTGTCATCACAACTGCTGCATCCTGCGGCGCGGTGAACGCGATGCACGACAGCTTCCTGCCGCTCGGTGGTCTCGTCCCGCTCTTCAACATGCAATTGGGCGAGATCATCATCGGTGGCGTTGGCGCCGGTCTCTATGGCTTCCTGCTCTATGCGATCCTCGCGGTCTTCGTTGCGGGCCTGATGGTTGGCCGTACGCCCGAATATCTCGGCAAGAAAATCGAAGGCCGCGACATGAAGCTCACCATGCTTGGGCTCTTATGTGTGCCGTTCGCGATCCTGGCGTTCACTGCGCTCGCGAGCGCGATGCCGGAGTGGCGCACGGCCATGGATGGTGGGACTGCGGGAACTCAGGATGCGGGTCCGCACGGCTTCACGGAAATCCTCTATGCCTATTCAAGTGCAGCGGCGAACAACGGTTCAGCTTTCGCAGGTCTGACCGCTAACTCACCATTCTGGAATCTCACATTGGGCTTGGCGATGCTGATCGGCCGGTTCGCCATGATCATCCCGATGCTCGCGGTGGCTGGTTCGCTCGCCGCCAAGCCAAAGATCGCCGCGTCCTCCGGGACGTTCCCAACGCACGGCCCGCTTTTCGTTGGCCTAGCCGTGGGCGTGATCCTCATCATGGGCGGTCTCACCTTCTTCCCATCACTCGTTCTCGGTCCGCTGGCAGAGCATTTCGCGATGCTGCGCGGCGATCTCTACTGA
- a CDS encoding ferric iron ABC transporter iron-binding protein codes for MTLSRRTFALGASAAAIAACTPAEQASAENFVNVYSARHYDSDRMMYEAFTAATGVEVRVLPAPGEQLLERLRAEGDATEADLIVAADAGNLWRVQDAGLLQPVNTEALSNNVPARLHDTDGNWWGFSKRARVIVYRKDAVQAAEVASLDDLASARFRGQVVCRSSTAVYNLSLLSSRIERLGAENARAWAAGVRANFARDPQGSDTDQLKAVAAGEAQVCISNHYYLARLMKSEDPADRAVADKLAISFPDQAGSGTHVNISGGGVSAYAKRKDRAIQLLEYLVSDAGQNILAPSNVEYPIRPQIAAAPELVALGTFKEEDIPLSALGRHQAEAAAIYEGAGWR; via the coding sequence ATGACGCTCAGCCGCCGCACCTTCGCCTTGGGGGCCTCCGCCGCCGCCATTGCCGCTTGCACGCCTGCGGAGCAGGCGTCGGCGGAGAACTTCGTCAACGTCTATTCGGCGCGGCACTACGATTCCGACCGCATGATGTATGAGGCCTTCACCGCCGCAACTGGCGTCGAAGTGCGCGTGCTGCCGGCGCCGGGCGAGCAATTGCTTGAGCGTCTGCGCGCTGAAGGCGACGCCACCGAAGCCGACCTCATCGTCGCCGCGGACGCCGGCAATCTTTGGCGCGTGCAGGATGCAGGCCTCCTGCAACCCGTCAACACCGAGGCGCTCTCGAACAACGTTCCCGCGCGCTTGCATGATACCGACGGCAATTGGTGGGGCTTCTCCAAGCGCGCGCGCGTGATCGTCTACCGCAAGGACGCCGTGCAGGCGGCTGAGGTCGCCTCACTCGACGATCTCGCCAGCGCCCGTTTCCGCGGCCAAGTCGTGTGTCGTTCGTCCACGGCGGTCTACAATCTCTCGCTGCTCTCCTCGCGCATCGAGCGCCTCGGCGCCGAGAACGCGCGTGCATGGGCTGCCGGCGTGCGCGCGAACTTCGCCCGCGATCCTCAAGGCAGTGACACCGATCAGCTGAAGGCCGTCGCCGCCGGTGAAGCGCAAGTCTGCATCTCCAACCACTATTACCTCGCACGACTGATGAAGTCCGAAGACCCCGCAGACCGCGCCGTGGCCGACAAACTCGCGATCTCCTTCCCAGACCAAGCCGGTTCGGGCACGCACGTGAACATTTCCGGCGGCGGCGTGTCGGCCTACGCCAAGCGCAAGGATCGCGCGATCCAATTGCTCGAATATCTCGTGAGCGACGCCGGCCAGAACATCCTCGCGCCGTCGAACGTCGAGTATCCGATCCGGCCGCAGATTGCTGCAGCGCCCGAACTGGTCGCGCTCGGCACGTTCAAGGAAGAGGACATTCCCCTCTCAGCGCTCGGCCGCCACCAAGCCGAAGCCGCTGCGATCTACGAAGGCGCCGGATGGCGCTAA
- a CDS encoding ferric iron ABC transporter permease protein — protein MALTAARGVDGVAIAAAVATLICAAPAMAVIGFALAPNESANLDGALLRDGIIGTLALMLVGGVGAIAVGAISAWLVSLCDFPGRRWFEWLLVLPLAAPSYVLAYSYASFTWAGGVSPIPVSGFWGVAFIYAVGLYPYVYLAGRAAFASQSACALEAARTLGAKPMALFTRVAAPLARPAIAAGGALVLMEIAADYGAAQHFGVTTLSTAIFRAWYAHANPHAALQISAVLLIAALVFLIIERRARGRAAYAGGSTRWRTLPRYKLNSVAGVGAALFCAALITFGAALPLAWLARLALLHARLGDIAGPFVNSLTLSAIGAAVTLTLALAIASFARRAGRLGKGALFAAGIGYAAPGAVIALGALTLFGLAREAGWVGGLGAGLALTALIWTYAARFTAAGAGPIDSGLARLSKNLDSSARTLGAGPITRTLRIDLPIAAPSLAAAALILFVEILKELPATLVLRPFDFDTLAVIAYAYASDERLLQAAAPALLIFVAGLAPVLILTRGIGRARAGAQ, from the coding sequence ATGGCGCTAACAGCCGCGCGCGGCGTTGATGGCGTTGCGATCGCCGCCGCGGTCGCGACCCTCATCTGCGCCGCGCCGGCAATGGCGGTCATTGGCTTTGCGTTGGCGCCAAACGAAAGCGCAAACCTCGATGGCGCGCTCTTGCGCGACGGAATCATCGGCACGCTCGCGCTTATGCTGGTCGGCGGCGTCGGCGCGATTGCCGTCGGCGCGATCAGCGCCTGGCTCGTCTCGCTCTGTGACTTTCCCGGCCGCCGCTGGTTCGAATGGCTCTTGGTTTTGCCGCTCGCCGCGCCGTCCTATGTGCTCGCCTATTCCTATGCGAGCTTCACCTGGGCCGGCGGCGTCAGCCCAATCCCCGTGTCTGGTTTTTGGGGCGTCGCCTTTATCTACGCCGTTGGGCTTTACCCGTACGTCTATCTCGCCGGCCGCGCCGCCTTCGCCAGCCAATCGGCCTGCGCGCTCGAAGCCGCGCGCACGCTCGGCGCGAAACCCATGGCGTTGTTCACGCGGGTCGCGGCCCCGCTCGCGCGGCCGGCGATCGCCGCCGGCGGCGCGCTTGTGCTGATGGAGATCGCCGCCGATTACGGCGCCGCGCAGCATTTCGGCGTCACCACTTTGTCCACCGCGATCTTCCGCGCGTGGTACGCGCACGCCAACCCCCATGCGGCGCTTCAAATTTCCGCCGTGCTGCTGATCGCCGCTTTGGTGTTCCTGATCATTGAGCGCCGCGCGCGCGGCCGCGCCGCTTATGCCGGCGGCTCCACACGCTGGCGCACTCTCCCGCGCTACAAGCTCAACTCCGTCGCCGGTGTAGGCGCGGCCCTGTTCTGCGCCGCCTTGATCACCTTCGGCGCGGCTTTGCCGCTCGCATGGCTCGCACGCCTCGCGTTGCTGCACGCACGCCTCGGCGATATCGCCGGCCCGTTCGTGAACTCGCTCACCCTCTCCGCGATAGGCGCCGCCGTGACGCTGACGCTCGCGCTCGCCATCGCCTCGTTTGCACGGCGCGCCGGACGCCTCGGCAAAGGCGCGCTGTTCGCCGCCGGCATTGGCTATGCAGCGCCTGGCGCTGTGATCGCGCTCGGCGCGCTCACCTTGTTCGGCCTCGCGCGCGAAGCCGGTTGGGTCGGCGGCCTTGGCGCAGGCCTCGCGTTGACCGCGCTCATCTGGACCTACGCCGCGCGCTTCACGGCCGCCGGCGCGGGCCCAATCGACTCAGGCCTCGCGCGCCTTTCGAAAAACCTCGATTCCTCGGCCCGCACCCTCGGCGCCGGCCCCATCACGCGAACCTTGCGCATCGATTTGCCCATCGCCGCGCCTAGCCTCGCCGCAGCAGCGCTCATATTGTTTGTCGAAATTCTCAAAGAACTGCCCGCCACGCTCGTGCTGCGCCCGTTCGATTTCGACACGCTCGCCGTGATCGCCTACGCCTACGCCTCCGACGAGCGCCTGCTGCAGGCGGCGGCGCCTGCTCTGCTGATATTCGTCGCCGGCCTCGCACCCGTCCTGATCTTGACGCGCGGCATCGGCCGTGCGCGTGCAGGCGCGCAATGA